In Myxococcus stipitatus, the following are encoded in one genomic region:
- a CDS encoding M4 family metallopeptidase, with the protein MKRLKMWAMTCATILAAGCGDGATEGISEGAKVVSDTIAPKDTYVGVEPAPFLADEKLSSQSDGHYFVRGDFGRLPLVYTEQARKSGDDIRAVLNGLAPKFHLRGEDLIFRTQNVDQQGHRHVRFQQLHQGLLVIGGELVIHVDPQGRVYAANGSARGDFAVSPLATITPEAAKGVAARSSLAVPATIDGPPEQVFLRPEGDKEMHLAWKFGVKGQRDGMPTQDFVYVDATDGALLAIYPQIHSALNRRLHIARNTTTLPGTLVRTEGKPPHTDPVVNTNYNHLGTVYNCYRDLFGRDSFDNSGSAITSTVHYGVSLVNAFWNGTQLVYGDGDGVTASNLANSLDLTAHELTHAVTTYTSNLSYSGQPGGLNESMSDIFGAVCQWYGDSRVVSNRTWMIGDDVWTPSIPNDALRYMANPKQDGASLDCFNDYSSGTSVHFSSGISNLAFYLLAQGGTHPRGRTTTDVPGIGIEKAARIFYKANADFLVSNSGFEAAKVATEQAAVELGYDIATKDAVSNAWRAVCVGVISPPTAVPITLAMAFTDPPRQDNEVPPDDSFLPDLPILVDGQQYTAAQIRDQDIFLAHYVLDANSAQLNVIQGFRTSADLQAYLTATNQFPSEQPTALQRAACNTPAQFFEHDNFRGEQLSLSPGWAYRQLGGFWNDRMSSVKSSWCGRWTLLSEHINFDGHKFWVVGGNEIPRLGTGGWYTGFWPFRSWRTWNDRVSSVGVFW; encoded by the coding sequence ATGAAGCGCTTGAAGATGTGGGCGATGACGTGCGCCACTATTCTCGCCGCAGGTTGCGGTGATGGGGCGACTGAGGGAATCAGCGAGGGTGCGAAAGTGGTATCTGACACCATCGCCCCAAAGGACACATACGTGGGCGTGGAACCGGCGCCCTTCCTCGCCGACGAAAAGCTCAGCTCCCAGTCCGACGGTCACTACTTCGTCCGCGGTGATTTCGGTCGGCTACCCTTGGTCTATACCGAACAGGCCCGGAAATCTGGTGACGATATCCGAGCGGTGCTGAATGGCTTGGCACCGAAGTTCCATCTTCGTGGCGAAGACCTAATTTTTCGAACTCAGAACGTCGACCAGCAGGGGCACCGACACGTGCGGTTCCAACAACTCCACCAAGGCCTGCTTGTCATTGGTGGCGAGTTGGTGATTCACGTGGATCCGCAGGGACGCGTATACGCGGCCAACGGTTCAGCACGCGGCGATTTCGCGGTTTCGCCATTGGCGACTATTACGCCTGAGGCGGCCAAAGGGGTTGCAGCCCGTAGCTCGCTCGCGGTTCCAGCTACCATCGACGGCCCCCCAGAGCAGGTCTTCCTGCGCCCCGAGGGCGACAAGGAAATGCACTTGGCATGGAAGTTCGGAGTGAAGGGCCAGCGCGATGGTATGCCGACCCAGGACTTTGTCTATGTCGACGCAACAGATGGCGCACTGCTTGCAATATACCCACAAATCCATTCGGCACTTAATCGCCGCCTGCACATCGCCAGGAATACGACCACTCTGCCAGGCACACTCGTTCGCACCGAGGGCAAACCACCGCATACTGACCCCGTTGTCAACACCAACTACAATCACCTTGGCACGGTCTACAACTGCTACCGAGACCTCTTCGGCCGCGACTCATTCGACAACAGCGGCTCGGCCATCACAAGCACCGTCCACTACGGCGTCTCCCTCGTAAATGCATTCTGGAACGGCACACAACTGGTGTACGGCGATGGCGACGGTGTAACCGCCAGCAACCTCGCAAATTCGTTGGATCTTACGGCGCACGAACTGACCCATGCCGTGACCACTTACACATCCAACCTCTCTTACTCGGGTCAGCCCGGCGGCCTAAACGAGTCCATGTCCGATATCTTCGGTGCGGTCTGCCAGTGGTACGGCGACAGTAGAGTCGTCAGCAACCGCACCTGGATGATCGGCGATGACGTCTGGACACCATCCATTCCAAACGATGCCCTGCGCTACATGGCGAACCCCAAGCAAGATGGCGCCTCGCTCGATTGCTTCAATGACTATTCCTCTGGAACGAGCGTACATTTCAGCTCCGGCATCTCTAATCTAGCTTTTTATCTACTCGCGCAGGGTGGTACACATCCGCGCGGAAGGACTACAACGGATGTCCCAGGTATCGGCATCGAGAAAGCCGCGCGCATCTTCTACAAAGCGAACGCCGACTTCCTCGTCTCTAACTCTGGCTTCGAAGCGGCGAAGGTGGCCACTGAACAGGCCGCAGTGGAACTGGGTTATGACATCGCGACGAAGGACGCGGTGAGCAACGCATGGAGGGCCGTCTGCGTTGGAGTCATTTCTCCCCCCACGGCAGTTCCAATCACCCTAGCGATGGCATTCACGGACCCTCCGCGCCAAGACAATGAGGTGCCGCCAGACGATAGCTTCCTGCCCGACCTGCCGATCCTCGTGGACGGCCAGCAGTACACAGCCGCGCAAATCCGGGATCAAGACATCTTCCTCGCGCACTACGTCTTGGATGCGAACTCGGCGCAACTCAACGTGATTCAGGGGTTCCGCACCTCCGCAGACCTGCAGGCATACCTGACAGCAACCAATCAATTCCCCTCAGAGCAGCCAACGGCTCTACAGCGGGCCGCCTGCAATACGCCTGCGCAGTTCTTCGAACATGACAACTTTCGTGGGGAACAACTGTCCTTGTCACCTGGATGGGCGTACAGGCAACTTGGCGGTTTCTGGAATGACCGCATGTCGTCCGTGAAGTCCTCGTGGTGCGGTAGATGGACCCTGCTTTCCGAGCACATCAACTTCGACGGACACAAATTCTGGGTTGTTGGTGGCAACGAGATCCCCCGATTGGGCACGGGAGGCTGGTACACGGGGTTCTGGCCATTCAGGAGTTGGCGCACCTGGAATGATCGCGTCTCATCCGTGGGGGTCTTCTGGTAG
- a CDS encoding TIGR02269 family lipoprotein — MNNMRVVWLAALLLAWSGCSTAVKPTMQQAWEAAELECDVPREDECVTLLCLGDECGFYRCDEDLGHIELARFPPARPPAAAAAPGAGPRRNWGGAQRLPKGAVMTFPNWNGSPEKVIPPSHQLPPGRWEKHHIFPQEEGLARWFERQGVKIHSYTLPLPYEVHRRIHQVGGQGGQWNEAWRQFRDGNPSAKPEEIFKHAGELIYRFQLMGGPIQSYYSRPGT; from the coding sequence ATGAACAACATGAGAGTTGTTTGGCTTGCGGCGCTGCTTCTGGCGTGGTCGGGCTGTTCAACGGCTGTCAAGCCGACGATGCAGCAGGCCTGGGAGGCTGCAGAACTTGAGTGCGACGTCCCACGCGAGGACGAGTGCGTCACGCTCCTGTGCCTCGGTGACGAATGTGGCTTCTACCGGTGCGACGAGGACTTGGGCCACATCGAGCTGGCGCGCTTTCCTCCGGCACGGCCGCCAGCTGCTGCTGCCGCGCCAGGCGCTGGTCCACGGAGGAACTGGGGCGGCGCGCAGCGACTCCCCAAAGGCGCGGTGATGACGTTCCCCAACTGGAACGGTTCCCCCGAGAAGGTCATCCCGCCATCGCATCAGCTCCCTCCTGGCAGATGGGAAAAGCACCACATCTTCCCGCAAGAGGAAGGGCTGGCCAGGTGGTTCGAGCGGCAGGGCGTGAAGATTCACAGCTACACGCTCCCGCTCCCCTACGAGGTCCATCGGCGGATTCATCAGGTGGGAGGACAGGGGGGGCAATGGAACGAGGCCTGGCGGCAGTTCCGAGATGGCAACCCGAGCGCCAAACCGGAGGAGATTTTCAAGCACGCCGGTGAACTCATCTACAGGTTCCAGCTCATGGGCGGGCCGATTCAGTCGTACTATTCGCGCCCGGGGACTTGA
- a CDS encoding double-CXXCG motif protein, whose amino-acid sequence MERFFWLREDRATANKYGGSINAAHRWGLPGLSQCPTCAAGWAAAGHYYPGVDLKGLGEDERDFRKARQEPFAEFRRLRELVRTLVPLGAEIPPGTTFGPLVGTCTGQLPDFAWSLDVLLAHRNVLDGLRGRGVRELAAFATELRARHKTPPEILEVQLAHRGQLHPDCIPVDVAPPCPTCGRFGLSRPEEPILDAASLPSDLDLFRLGNFATMIVCTERFLDAVSSIEGDGLSWRELPIRARRVGDHTSMGVGEHGVSIP is encoded by the coding sequence ATGGAACGATTCTTCTGGCTGCGCGAGGACCGAGCAACCGCCAACAAGTATGGCGGGAGCATCAACGCTGCCCACCGGTGGGGACTCCCGGGGCTTTCTCAGTGCCCAACGTGTGCAGCAGGATGGGCTGCAGCAGGGCACTACTACCCCGGAGTGGACCTCAAGGGGCTTGGCGAGGACGAGCGCGACTTCCGGAAGGCAAGGCAGGAGCCCTTTGCCGAGTTCCGGCGCCTCCGAGAGTTGGTACGGACTCTCGTACCACTAGGCGCTGAAATCCCACCTGGAACGACCTTCGGCCCGTTGGTTGGGACGTGCACGGGACAACTCCCAGACTTCGCGTGGTCCCTTGATGTGCTGTTGGCCCACCGCAATGTGCTTGATGGACTCCGGGGGAGAGGTGTCCGTGAGCTCGCGGCGTTCGCGACGGAACTTAGGGCGCGTCACAAGACGCCGCCAGAGATCCTCGAGGTGCAACTTGCACACCGTGGGCAGCTTCATCCGGACTGCATCCCGGTTGACGTCGCGCCGCCGTGCCCCACGTGCGGCAGGTTTGGACTCAGCCGTCCCGAGGAGCCCATCCTCGATGCGGCTTCGCTGCCTTCGGACCTGGACCTGTTCCGCTTGGGGAACTTCGCGACGATGATCGTCTGCACCGAGAGATTTCTCGACGCCGTGAGCAGCATTGAGGGCGACGGACTCTCATGGCGCGAACTCCCTATCCGGGCGAGGCGAGTGGGCGATCACACATCGATGGGAGTGGGCGAGCACGGCGTCTCGATTCCATGA
- a CDS encoding sigma-54 dependent transcriptional regulator — protein MPASVLIVDDEKNILLTLSQALQLAGYQTHLAASGQVALDVVSARPVDAVLMDVKMPDMDGLTALARLTELKPELPVIMMSGHGTIDTAVKATQLGARDFLEKPIARERLLVALRNVLKHQAAMEELRELREQLGRYDMVGSGPAMQRIFSLIQRTAPSEGRVLITGENGTGKELIARALHQNSRRKAGPFVKLNCAAVPHELIESELFGHEKGAFTGAVSVRRGKFELAHEGTLFLDEIGDMPPAMQAKLLRVLQEGELERVGGAETLKVDVRVIAATNKHLEKEIAAGRFREDLYYRINVVQIHSPPLRERREDLPDLIGTFLREACAKNGRRPLTLSPDALAVMSAYDYPGNVRELRNLVERLAILCEGPVVTRTDALELLPRGRGAVPPPVEAMPVTDVSHPSADAAVVAASSTPAPALAVPPLPPPAQTGFRPRADKTFREQVEDAERDIILYVLAHTHDNVTEAARLLDLERGHFYKKMKALGLRRGASDT, from the coding sequence ATGCCCGCATCCGTGCTCATCGTCGATGACGAGAAGAACATTCTGCTGACCCTGAGTCAGGCATTGCAGCTTGCTGGATATCAAACACATCTGGCGGCAAGTGGGCAGGTGGCCCTGGATGTGGTGAGCGCGCGTCCGGTGGACGCGGTGTTGATGGACGTGAAGATGCCGGACATGGATGGGCTGACGGCGCTGGCCCGGCTCACGGAGCTCAAGCCGGAGCTGCCGGTCATCATGATGTCGGGGCACGGCACCATCGACACGGCGGTGAAGGCGACGCAGCTGGGCGCGCGCGACTTCCTGGAGAAGCCGATCGCGCGGGAGCGGTTGTTGGTGGCCCTGCGCAACGTGCTCAAGCACCAGGCGGCGATGGAGGAGTTGCGGGAGCTGCGCGAGCAGCTGGGGCGCTACGACATGGTGGGCAGCGGCCCGGCCATGCAGCGCATCTTCTCGCTCATCCAGCGCACGGCGCCCTCCGAGGGCCGGGTGTTGATTACGGGCGAGAACGGCACGGGCAAGGAGCTCATCGCGCGGGCGCTGCACCAGAATTCGCGGCGCAAGGCGGGGCCGTTCGTGAAGCTCAACTGCGCGGCGGTGCCGCACGAGCTGATTGAGAGCGAGCTGTTCGGGCACGAGAAGGGCGCGTTCACGGGGGCGGTGAGCGTGCGGCGCGGCAAGTTCGAGCTGGCGCACGAGGGGACGCTGTTCCTCGATGAGATTGGGGACATGCCGCCGGCGATGCAGGCGAAGCTCCTGCGGGTGCTCCAGGAGGGAGAACTGGAGCGGGTGGGCGGCGCGGAGACGCTCAAGGTGGACGTGCGGGTCATCGCGGCGACGAACAAGCACCTGGAGAAGGAGATTGCCGCCGGGCGCTTCCGCGAGGACTTGTATTACCGAATCAACGTCGTCCAGATTCACTCGCCTCCGCTGCGTGAGCGGCGCGAGGACCTGCCGGACCTGATTGGGACGTTCCTGAGGGAAGCCTGCGCGAAGAACGGGCGCAGGCCGCTGACGCTGTCACCGGACGCGCTCGCGGTCATGAGCGCCTATGACTATCCAGGCAATGTGCGCGAGCTGCGCAACCTGGTTGAACGTCTGGCCATTCTTTGCGAGGGGCCTGTGGTCACCCGCACGGATGCGCTGGAGCTCCTTCCTCGCGGGCGGGGCGCGGTGCCGCCGCCCGTGGAGGCGATGCCCGTCACGGATGTGTCGCATCCTTCAGCGGATGCCGCCGTGGTGGCTGCTTCGAGTACGCCTGCGCCCGCGCTGGCCGTGCCTCCGCTTCCGCCCCCCGCGCAGACAGGATTCCGGCCCCGCGCGGACAAGACGTTCCGCGAGCAGGTGGAGGACGCGGAGCGGGATATCATCCTGTACGTCCTCGCCCACACTCACGACAACGTGACGGAGGCCGCGCGACTGTTGGATCTGGAGCGGGGTCACTTCTACAAGAAGATGAAGGCGCTCGGGCTGCGTCGGGGCGCGTCTGACACGTAA
- a CDS encoding OmpA family protein has translation MRRISLWAGLGLAMAVLTGCPPTYPNCKDDSTCSEKGEVCVQGTCQECATDANCKEGFSCQGNKCAPKPPECTVDNQCGDGRICEAGKCAEAQCKDDSGCPSGGKCQAGRCQVPSDTCASNSDCSEGKECSAGRCVTAAADKCDWSPIRFGFNESSLTSEAQQRLSDLATCIKTGQQGKLTLAGHADERGTEEYNLQLSNRRAAAVKRYLTDLGVKSNSVTTVGYGETRPVNTSSSEDAWSENRRVEFQR, from the coding sequence ATGCGTCGGATTTCTCTTTGGGCGGGTCTCGGCCTCGCGATGGCCGTGTTGACTGGCTGCCCCCCCACCTATCCCAACTGCAAGGACGACTCGACCTGCTCCGAGAAGGGCGAGGTCTGCGTTCAGGGCACCTGCCAGGAATGCGCCACCGACGCCAACTGCAAGGAGGGCTTCTCCTGCCAGGGCAACAAGTGCGCCCCCAAGCCGCCGGAGTGCACGGTGGACAACCAGTGCGGTGACGGCCGCATCTGCGAGGCCGGCAAGTGCGCCGAGGCCCAGTGCAAGGATGACTCCGGCTGCCCCTCCGGCGGCAAGTGCCAGGCGGGCCGCTGCCAGGTCCCCTCGGACACCTGCGCGTCCAACTCGGACTGCAGTGAGGGCAAGGAGTGCAGCGCGGGCCGTTGCGTGACGGCCGCCGCCGACAAGTGCGACTGGAGCCCCATCCGTTTCGGCTTCAACGAGTCCTCGTTGACGTCCGAGGCCCAGCAGCGCCTGTCCGACCTGGCCACCTGCATCAAGACGGGCCAGCAGGGCAAGCTGACCCTGGCGGGCCACGCGGACGAGCGCGGCACCGAGGAGTACAACCTCCAGCTCTCCAACCGCCGCGCGGCGGCCGTCAAGCGCTACCTGACGGACCTGGGCGTCAAGTCCAACAGCGTGACGACGGTGGGCTACGGTGAGACGCGCCCGGTGAACACCTCCTCCAGCGAGGACGCCTGGAGCGAGAACCGCCGCGTCGAGTTCCAGCGCTAG
- a CDS encoding chemotaxis protein CheW: MAVHEPEARQSYLVFACGSSWYAVPAESAAEVVTFPELTRVPGSPAHLLGVFAHRGEVIPVVDMGLLVVGVSQSSRRAVLVRLPRGTLALTATTVAGVSPVTGALEPLGSTGVQVHLRGPAKSGPRDVAVIDPEGLFDHLSQGA, from the coding sequence ATGGCCGTCCACGAGCCGGAAGCGCGTCAGTCCTATCTCGTCTTTGCCTGCGGCAGTAGCTGGTACGCGGTGCCCGCGGAGAGCGCGGCGGAGGTTGTCACCTTCCCCGAGCTCACGCGGGTGCCGGGCTCCCCGGCGCACCTGTTGGGCGTGTTCGCACACCGAGGAGAGGTCATCCCGGTGGTGGACATGGGCCTGCTGGTCGTCGGGGTGAGCCAATCCTCGCGGCGGGCCGTCCTGGTGCGGCTGCCGCGTGGGACGCTGGCCCTCACGGCGACCACGGTGGCGGGTGTCTCCCCGGTGACGGGAGCGCTGGAGCCGCTGGGTTCCACGGGCGTCCAGGTCCACCTGAGAGGCCCCGCCAAGAGCGGCCCCCGGGACGTGGCCGTCATCGACCCGGAAGGTTTGTTCGACCATCTCAGCCAGGGGGCGTGA
- a CDS encoding protein CrdC, whose amino-acid sequence MAPASPVRGMLLCHAGSHRLAFPAHEVVSITSPGDGGAACASLAFRAPPGALRVLVAASGGGVGVDALEIDAETHWLMPVPAVVASASGGSLRGFILARGELWPLLGLADFERYLRGLPRGSA is encoded by the coding sequence ATGGCGCCAGCCAGTCCCGTCCGGGGCATGCTGTTGTGCCATGCGGGCTCGCATCGGCTCGCCTTTCCGGCCCACGAGGTGGTCTCCATCACCTCACCGGGTGACGGGGGCGCGGCCTGCGCCTCGCTGGCGTTCCGTGCTCCGCCAGGCGCCTTGAGGGTGCTGGTGGCGGCCTCGGGAGGAGGGGTGGGGGTGGATGCGTTGGAGATCGACGCGGAGACGCATTGGCTGATGCCGGTGCCCGCGGTGGTGGCGAGCGCGTCGGGCGGGAGCCTTCGAGGCTTCATCCTGGCGCGCGGGGAACTCTGGCCGCTCCTGGGGTTGGCGGACTTCGAGCGCTACCTGCGGGGCCTTCCCAGGGGGAGCGCATGA
- a CDS encoding methyl-accepting chemotaxis protein, which produces MTAPQEVRGLARWLARPVAPVSALGISLALLHGLLTDALPVGTWWQFLLLVSAVAALSLWLIHWHARRSLRVLRALGDGHVPTTQENLKAALLEARGFPERCFTFALQSWMMGALMVACVFLPWVDAPLSLGPRIILVGASLGSLTALLIYLVVVRRCREAVERVAARGLSPLEVVAAAPPRRLHIRRRMVLFTAIAVLTPSLFILDATVTRASRAMDDVVSARSPGEQDAALRRADDGRGLAVAGLVAVLVLVTAYLGGTVIAAPLRAITEDATRIAQGDLRPPRVVAAEDEVWAMSAAFAQMQAQLGQALIQLRRAGLQISTTTEQLVATSGEQESGADEQASSLNVTSATTEELARSAQQIAGNAESVSTIAESTFGAAQSGQRGAAAFLGAMQRMKQDNQAIADAVVRLNKRVQQIGKVVEFINEIADKSDLLALNAELEGTKAGEVGRGFSLVAAEMRRLAENVIRSTKAIEQLIEEIRDATHAAVMATEAGLKAMEAGTVLAAEVDESLSLILELARQTSHAVRSISLATQQQQTGTDQLAAAMGDILRVTEQNSAATKQMAVANADLSTLARDLKRVVERFHVAVREEA; this is translated from the coding sequence ATGACGGCGCCCCAGGAGGTGAGGGGGCTTGCGCGGTGGCTCGCCCGGCCGGTGGCCCCGGTCAGCGCCCTGGGGATATCCCTGGCGCTGCTCCATGGGCTCCTCACGGACGCGCTGCCCGTGGGGACTTGGTGGCAATTCCTGCTGCTCGTCTCGGCCGTGGCGGCGCTGTCGCTGTGGCTCATCCACTGGCACGCGCGGCGCTCGCTTCGGGTGCTTCGGGCCCTGGGGGATGGGCATGTACCCACCACGCAGGAGAACCTGAAGGCCGCGCTGTTGGAGGCGCGGGGCTTTCCCGAGCGGTGTTTCACGTTCGCGCTCCAGAGCTGGATGATGGGCGCGCTGATGGTGGCCTGTGTCTTCCTGCCCTGGGTGGACGCGCCGCTGTCCCTGGGGCCTCGCATCATCCTGGTGGGGGCGTCGCTGGGCTCGCTGACGGCGCTGCTCATCTACCTGGTGGTGGTGCGCCGGTGCCGGGAGGCGGTGGAGCGGGTCGCGGCGCGGGGGCTCTCTCCCCTGGAGGTGGTGGCCGCGGCGCCACCCCGGCGCCTGCACATCCGCCGGCGCATGGTGCTCTTCACGGCCATCGCGGTGCTCACCCCGTCGCTCTTCATCCTCGATGCCACGGTGACGCGCGCCTCGCGGGCCATGGACGACGTGGTGTCGGCGCGCTCGCCGGGGGAGCAGGACGCGGCGCTGCGGCGGGCGGATGACGGGCGGGGGCTGGCGGTGGCGGGGTTGGTCGCGGTGCTGGTGCTCGTGACGGCGTACCTGGGAGGCACCGTCATCGCGGCGCCCCTGCGCGCCATCACCGAGGACGCCACCCGCATCGCGCAGGGTGACCTGCGCCCCCCGCGCGTGGTCGCCGCCGAGGACGAGGTCTGGGCCATGTCCGCCGCCTTCGCGCAGATGCAGGCGCAGCTGGGCCAGGCGCTCATCCAGCTGCGGCGGGCCGGGCTCCAGATATCCACCACCACCGAGCAGCTGGTGGCCACGTCCGGGGAGCAGGAGTCGGGCGCGGACGAGCAGGCGAGCTCGCTCAACGTGACGAGCGCGACGACGGAGGAGCTGGCGCGTTCGGCGCAGCAAATCGCGGGCAACGCGGAGTCGGTGTCCACCATCGCCGAGTCGACCTTCGGCGCCGCGCAGTCGGGCCAGCGCGGCGCGGCCGCCTTCCTGGGCGCCATGCAGCGCATGAAGCAGGACAACCAGGCCATCGCCGACGCGGTGGTGCGGCTCAACAAGCGCGTGCAGCAGATTGGCAAGGTGGTGGAGTTCATCAACGAGATTGCCGACAAGTCGGACCTGCTCGCGCTGAACGCGGAGCTGGAGGGCACCAAGGCGGGGGAGGTGGGGCGGGGCTTCTCGCTGGTGGCCGCGGAGATGCGGCGGCTCGCGGAGAACGTCATCCGGTCGACCAAGGCCATCGAGCAGCTCATCGAGGAGATTCGCGACGCCACCCACGCGGCGGTGATGGCCACGGAGGCGGGGCTGAAGGCGATGGAGGCGGGCACGGTGCTGGCGGCCGAGGTGGATGAGAGCCTGAGCCTCATCCTCGAGCTGGCGCGGCAGACGTCCCACGCGGTGCGCAGCATCTCGTTGGCCACGCAGCAGCAGCAGACGGGCACGGACCAGCTCGCCGCGGCCATGGGGGACATCCTTCGCGTGACGGAGCAGAACTCGGCGGCGACCAAGCAGATGGCGGTGGCGAACGCGGACCTGTCCACGCTGGCGCGGGACCTCAAGCGGGTGGTGGAGCGCTTCCACGTCGCGGTGCGGGAGGAGGCATGA